A portion of the Cryptomeria japonica chromosome 5, Sugi_1.0, whole genome shotgun sequence genome contains these proteins:
- the LOC131027977 gene encoding NAC domain-containing protein 6 isoform X2 → MEGKVEGEFQLPGFRFHPTEEELVGFYLRKKVQGQQFGFDIIGTLDLYRYDPWQLPGLSFIGEREWFFFVPVDKKCAAARRSRLTGSGYWKATGSDRPIRNKKLLCIGLKKTLVFYRGKAPRGEKTDWIMNEYRMLDSCPSTKDVVLCRIYKKPTSQKTLEQRSLGISADEKPSSSSHSDISFLNYNNDYKLMNFESKSMDEEGFCCENKSDDEELLDCMAQFNETKMKPPELEVPKMCVEKLFCQQSLVSPWTPSVLLSTPKDYWSNISDGTCIPSKYSFTM, encoded by the exons ATGGAGGGCAAAGTGGAGGGAGAATTTCAGCTTCCTGGGTTTAGATTCCATCCTACAGAAGAGGAGTTAGTGGGCTTTTATCTCAGGAAAAAGGTTCAAGGCCAACAGTTTGGATTCGATATCATTGGGACTTTGGATCTGTATCGATATGATCCTTGGCAGCTCCCAG GTCTATCCTTTATTGGGGAAAGAGAATGGTTTTTCTTTGTTCCTGTGGATAAAAAGTGCGCTGCAGCCAGAAGAAGCAGACTTACAGGCTCAGGGTATTGGAAGGCTACTGGTTCAGACAGACCAATTCGCAATAAAAAGCTTCTGTGCATTGGCCTTAAGAAGACCCTAGTCTTTTACAGAGGCAAAGCCCCACGAGGAGAGAAGACAGATTGGATCATGAACGAGTACAGAATGCTAGATTCCTGCCCTTCAACGAAG GATGTAGTTTTGTGCCGCATATACAAAAAACCCACATCACAGAAGACTCTGGAGCAGCGTTCCCTTGGCATTTCAGCTGACGAGAAGCCTTCTTCTTCTTCACACAGTGACATTTCTTTCCTGAACTATAACAATGATTATAAGCTGATGAACTTTGAAAGTAAATCcatggatgaagaaggattttgttGTGAGAATAAAAGTGATGATGAAGAGCTTTTGGACTGCATGGCTCAATTCAATGAAACAAAGATGAAACCTCCAGAGTTGGAAGTGCCCAAGATGTGTGTGGAAAAGCTGTTTTGTCAGCAGAGCTTAGTGAGTCCATGGACACCTTCTGTCCTGCTATCCACTCCTAAGGACTACTGGAGTAACATCTCAGATGGTACATGCATTCCTTCAAAGTATAGTTTCACCATGTAA
- the LOC131027977 gene encoding NAC domain-containing protein 22 isoform X1 — MEGKVEGEFQLPGFRFHPTEEELVGFYLRKKVQGQQFGFDIIGTLDLYRYDPWQLPGLSFIGEREWFFFVPVDKKCAAARRSRLTGSGYWKATGSDRPIRNKKLLCIGLKKTLVFYRGKAPRGEKTDWIMNEYRMLDSCPSTKKDVVLCRIYKKPTSQKTLEQRSLGISADEKPSSSSHSDISFLNYNNDYKLMNFESKSMDEEGFCCENKSDDEELLDCMAQFNETKMKPPELEVPKMCVEKLFCQQSLVSPWTPSVLLSTPKDYWSNISDGTCIPSKYSFTM, encoded by the exons ATGGAGGGCAAAGTGGAGGGAGAATTTCAGCTTCCTGGGTTTAGATTCCATCCTACAGAAGAGGAGTTAGTGGGCTTTTATCTCAGGAAAAAGGTTCAAGGCCAACAGTTTGGATTCGATATCATTGGGACTTTGGATCTGTATCGATATGATCCTTGGCAGCTCCCAG GTCTATCCTTTATTGGGGAAAGAGAATGGTTTTTCTTTGTTCCTGTGGATAAAAAGTGCGCTGCAGCCAGAAGAAGCAGACTTACAGGCTCAGGGTATTGGAAGGCTACTGGTTCAGACAGACCAATTCGCAATAAAAAGCTTCTGTGCATTGGCCTTAAGAAGACCCTAGTCTTTTACAGAGGCAAAGCCCCACGAGGAGAGAAGACAGATTGGATCATGAACGAGTACAGAATGCTAGATTCCTGCCCTTCAACGAAG AAGGATGTAGTTTTGTGCCGCATATACAAAAAACCCACATCACAGAAGACTCTGGAGCAGCGTTCCCTTGGCATTTCAGCTGACGAGAAGCCTTCTTCTTCTTCACACAGTGACATTTCTTTCCTGAACTATAACAATGATTATAAGCTGATGAACTTTGAAAGTAAATCcatggatgaagaaggattttgttGTGAGAATAAAAGTGATGATGAAGAGCTTTTGGACTGCATGGCTCAATTCAATGAAACAAAGATGAAACCTCCAGAGTTGGAAGTGCCCAAGATGTGTGTGGAAAAGCTGTTTTGTCAGCAGAGCTTAGTGAGTCCATGGACACCTTCTGTCCTGCTATCCACTCCTAAGGACTACTGGAGTAACATCTCAGATGGTACATGCATTCCTTCAAAGTATAGTTTCACCATGTAA